DNA sequence from the Novipirellula galeiformis genome:
CGTGGCAAGAAAGGAGACGGAAGGTTTGGCGTCAGCGGCAGGTTCGGAAAGCGGTCGCGGATATTTTCGGCGCGAGGGTCTTTTTCGAGCGTCGTGGTTTTCGACTTCTTCGGATCCGCTGGCAGTTTTCGAAACATCCAGTCATAGCCGGCCACCCACGAAATGACGCTAGTGTAGTGGAGCGATTCGCCAATGATCGGCAAGCCACTGCGGAGGATCTGCCGAGTGCCAAGCAGCGTTTCACCGACTCGTTCAAACGATCCTCGCCAGAACGAGAGGATGTAACGTGAGAGCTGCCGCCGCAGGTCATCGAGCCACGTTGCAGCCGTGATCATCGACCGGCCAAGGATCTGGCGAGTTGTCCGATCGGCTGCATTACTCATCTTCACCACCTTCATTGATTAAATCGATTTCGACATATTCAACGGTTTTCATCCGGTGTTTCACTTTGCCCCTGGCGTCGCGGTAGGCCACTTTTTCTTTGACCTTCTGGACGCCCTTGACTCGGAACTTCGAGCCGCGAGGAAGCAATACTTCTTGCTCTCCCTTAAGCCCGCCAGCGTGGTCGCCAACGTCGATCGCGGAGGATCCTTTCGGCACGTTGACCTTGAACATCCGGGCGCCATCGCGAGCGAAATTATCAGCTCGGCTCTTGTCCTTGCTGGTCGATGTGTATGCGTGGTCGGAAAATTCAAGTCCTTCGATATTCCCGCTTTTCAAAGCTTCGTCGATGGCTGGAATCTTGGCAGCTCGAAACAATTGCTGATCGGTAGTGGTTTTGCTTTTGGCAATAGCTGAGTCCAGTTTCTGGATTGTTGCCTTGTTGCGAGTCCCCTTTCCGCTTCGAAGGTCGCCGTTGATCTCTTGGAATTTCCGGGTTGAGTACGCAGTCACTGCGTCCGCTTCCTGCTTAGTCAGTGGCTTAGCCTCTGGCTTCGCTTGTGCTTTTTCACGCGGCTTCGGCTGCTGTTTTGTTCGCTCGCCTGCCTTGTCCATCTTTTGGGTGTTACCGCTTTTCTTGGTGGCTCCACCTTTGCCGCTTCCGATCCCCAGTTCCTTGCCGTCCGGCCCGCCCGCTCTCGCTTTACCATCGGGACCGATGAAGACTTTTTGGCCATCGTCTCCACTTCGCCAAAAGCCTTTCGACTTGTCGGCATCGGCACCCATTCGCAGCACACTTCGAGCCGCGTCGACAATCCGGCTGGCATCGAGCACGCCGCGGCCAACTGCGTCAACGGTGTCGAGACCGAAACGCTGCGGTGACTGCTCTTGTCCGCCCCCTTGTTGCGGCTGCCCGTCTTCGCCTGGCCCCGCGTTGCTCTGTTGCTCCATCATCTGCTCAGCTAGCGGCTTGTGCTTGATTTCGTAATCGATCGCACGTCCCCAGTTGAGCATCACCAGCCGATCGAAGCATTGCTCGCGAAGGTCGGAGGTGATCGAGTCTACCCAGTCATCGAGCGACGCGCAAAACGCCCCCATCGGAATCCGCTTTCCTGCCCAACCGCCGCCGCTGCCATCGGAATCAATCACGTCATCGGGGATGCCGATGCCCCCGCGAATCTCGGAGTCGAGATCCTTGGGGTATTGCAGAATGTGCTGAGGGTTGGCGGGCACGGTCGCGCGGGTGAGCGGCCATTTCTCGTTGCCCAGCTCGTCTCGAGTACTTGGCCGTGTCGTCACCGCTCCGGCTTGCAATTGCTCGATGATCTGGCGTGCAATGTCGCGGTTCGGGATCGGGTTGCCTTGATCGTCGTAAAAGTCGGAGCCCTCGGGGTAGCCCAGGTCGGTACCGCCGTACGCGTCTTTGTGCATAAATAGCCGGCGAACATCGACGGCTCCGCCAGGATGGCATTTATCAGCCCACGGTGAATACGCTCCCAGTAGTGCGCTCTGGCCATACGTCTCACCCGGCTCAGGTGCGTGAGCGTGGAACCATGCGTAAGGGAACGGCAAGTCAACGCTACCCACGTCAGCGACGCGATCAACGCGGACGCCCCATGGTTGGCTATCGGATTGGATCAATCGGCAGTCGACCGCCTGGCGGGGCTCGAGTCGATCGATCTCAACCAGCCCCTCACCTGATAGACGCATCGTGATCTCGCCAGCCGACCAACCCCAGACCTGTGCCGAGAGGATTCCCGAAAGGTGGTTGGTCCAGATCCGCTCGAGCTGGCGAAGAATGAATTTTGACACCTCGGGCGAATCGGATTCAATGCCGGGAATCCAGTTTTTCCCCTCTTTGTACGCCCACTCCACGCCGCTCACGGGTGCCGCGCGCATCGCCAGCGACAATCGCACTTGGCCATCGAGAAGCATCGTGCGAATCACGTCGAACGTAAACAGCGGCAAATCGCGTTGCTGGTTAAAAAATCCGTAGCTAACCGGTTCATATTTTCCGGTCTTTGGCTTCGTGTCGACTTCTGGTTTTCGTCTGCGATTGAATAGGTTGATCATGGTTAGCTTGCGGCTCGTGTTTTCTTGTCGACGTATCGTTGCATCGCATCGCTGCGAGCCTTGTTTGCTTTATCTTTGTCGCCTGTGGCGAGCATGACGATGTCGTGGATGTAGGCGTAGTCGGTTGGGTCGAAATCGCCTCGATGTAGCGTGTCCTGCGCCTTGACGCGGTGGATATTCGCCAGCAATCCGGCTCGTTCGGTCTCGCTCAGCTGCCAAGGATTGATTCCGTACCAGAATGCGATCTCCGATTCGTCGGCGGTCTTCTTTTGTAAGATATCGATCGAGTTAAAGACAGCGATCCAGACAAGGAAGGCGGCTGTAGGGGTGCAGCCATCAAACCCTAGTGACTGCAATTTCTTGGCGAGTGACCTGAAAAACGCAGCGGTCGGCTTGACTCGACCGCCCTTTGTTTCAAGTCGATGCGAACGCTCGAGCGAACGGAATAATTTTTCACTTTCGAATAACTCAAGCGTTTCCGTTTTTTTCTTAGGTAATTTGAATTCAATATTCATTACGCTGGCTCCTCCTCCTCTTCATCAGGGACGAACGGTACCGGCGTAGTTGGCGAAGTCGACGGATTCTCAAGAGCCTCGTATTCATGTACCCACCGCATCGAGTAGACCGGCTGACAATAGACCATCCCCAGGTACTTACGCACGGTCTTGTCTTTCTTCTTGATCAGAGGCGTTTCGGTAAAGTCGTTAAGATCGACGTCGGGGATCGGGTATCCAACTCGCTCGCAGTAGCCCTCCCAAGTGAAAGTGATGCCTGGGTGCCCCCGTGACACAACTGCGGCCGCCGCGCCGAGGTTGATCTCCGGAAGCGTGGCATCTTCGTCAAGGAAGTCATTGGTGTTGCGATTAACGACCGTCTCGCCAAGCGTGATCTGAACCAAATTGAGGTAGCTGCGATCGTTGGTCAGGTTCGCATCAAAATGGATGTAGCTATTTTCAGCGGTTGGCTTCGTGTTGCAGAGCCCCGTGCTTTCACCATCCGGTGCGTTGGTCGGCAGATCGTTGTCGAGCGTGTAGCCTGGGTCGTCAGTGTTGCAAAGGTCGATCAGCTTTTCGTCGTCGTGGTGGTACTTGAGTTGCGAGATACCACGCTGCGACGTGATGTCATTCATGCTGGTTTTCCAGTCGGCCCAGTCGATTTCGAGCGAACGGAACATGCCGTTATCATTGAGCACGAAATCAAAATAATTGCTGCCTTTCGGGATCGTTCGCCACTGGGCCGTGAAAGCCAGCTTGTTGCCGAACAGCTCCTCGTCAATTTCAAGGTGATCCAGGAATCTCGTCATGTTGGTCGGCACTGCGGACCAACGCTTTGAAATGATCGCTTGAAAAATCTGCCACGCCCGCACTCGCGGTTGATTCTGTGCGAGCTCGACCTCGACCGACATTGAGCTGTCGATGCGGTCACGGCTGTATGGGTTGACTCGCGTTCGGTGAGATCCAGAGATGTCGACTACGCCAGCGGGCCAGCCATTGGGCGACTCAATCTCAGTGTCGGTGATAACGAAATCGAGCCGCGATTTGTCCTCGGAGATTTGGAACATTTGCTCACGTTGAAAATTGTCGATCTTTCCAATGGCAATTTTGTCGCGGTATTCGTCGGCGGAATCAGGGATGCCGTCGTATTCATCACGAGTCATGGCGATGATCAAGTGGCCAGCAATCGAACGAGTTGTGAAACCTTTCCGGTTGACGGTGTAGGTGACCGAATAAGCCATCGTCATCACGCCGTCGTAGCGAGCGCCGGAACACTCAGGCACGTGAACGTCACATTCCCAAACGCACTCAGCGGCTCCGGTGTGGCCGATCGGCAGCCAGGAGATCATGCGAGGCTTTGGACCAAACGCAACGTCTCGCACCTCAACCTCTTCCTCCTCCGCGTCGTTGAAGTTGACGCGAATTGAGGGGCCGAACCCCTTTTGAGATAGCTCGAATTTCTTTCCAGGTTTGCTCAGTCGCTGGCGAATCGCTTCGACGTGCGAATCCTGATCGCTGTAGTCGTCGTTTGGTGCAATGATCGCCTTGGCTGTGACCTTGTGTTTAATGTAGGAGACCGTGCGTTCGGTGGCGTCATAT
Encoded proteins:
- a CDS encoding phage portal protein family protein; translation: MINLFNRRRKPEVDTKPKTGKYEPVSYGFFNQQRDLPLFTFDVIRTMLLDGQVRLSLAMRAAPVSGVEWAYKEGKNWIPGIESDSPEVSKFILRQLERIWTNHLSGILSAQVWGWSAGEITMRLSGEGLVEIDRLEPRQAVDCRLIQSDSQPWGVRVDRVADVGSVDLPFPYAWFHAHAPEPGETYGQSALLGAYSPWADKCHPGGAVDVRRLFMHKDAYGGTDLGYPEGSDFYDDQGNPIPNRDIARQIIEQLQAGAVTTRPSTRDELGNEKWPLTRATVPANPQHILQYPKDLDSEIRGGIGIPDDVIDSDGSGGGWAGKRIPMGAFCASLDDWVDSITSDLREQCFDRLVMLNWGRAIDYEIKHKPLAEQMMEQQSNAGPGEDGQPQQGGGQEQSPQRFGLDTVDAVGRGVLDASRIVDAARSVLRMGADADKSKGFWRSGDDGQKVFIGPDGKARAGGPDGKELGIGSGKGGATKKSGNTQKMDKAGERTKQQPKPREKAQAKPEAKPLTKQEADAVTAYSTRKFQEINGDLRSGKGTRNKATIQKLDSAIAKSKTTTDQQLFRAAKIPAIDEALKSGNIEGLEFSDHAYTSTSKDKSRADNFARDGARMFKVNVPKGSSAIDVGDHAGGLKGEQEVLLPRGSKFRVKGVQKVKEKVAYRDARGKVKHRMKTVEYVEIDLINEGGEDE